TGTGCCGGTCTGATGCTGGGGGGGCTGACTCCCCGGAACAAGGAACTGGAGCTGGCGGCGGCCGAGGGGGCCGGGGATGTGCTGTCGCTGATCACCTGGATGGCCTTCGGTTCGGCCGTGCTCGGGAGAGCCCTCGGCGCGATTTCTCCGGCCACGCTGGCCTACGCCGTGCTGAGCCTCACGATCGTGCGCATGCTGCCGGTGGCCCTGGCCACGGCCCAGATGCGCCTGCCCAGAGCCACCACCCTGTTCATCGGCTGGTTCGGGCCGCGGGGGCTGGCCAGCATCGTGTTCGCCGTGATGGTGCTGGATGGGGGGCTGCCCCATGGCCAGCAGATCGCCGATGTGATTGCCCTCACCGTGGTGCTCAGCGTGGTGGCCCATGGCCTCAGCGCCGTGCCCCTGGCTGAACGCTACGGGCGCGTGATGGCCCGTTTGGGCGGATCGGCAGCGCCGTAGGCCTGAGCGGCGGCAATCAGCTGGCAGGGAGCAATTGTGGTGTGGCTTCGACCAGCGGCCGGGTGGGATCCCCCCAGCCGGTCGCCGGCAGCAGGGCAGGAGCCCCGCTGGCGGGCCGGGCAGCGTCGCCGGCGGCGAACACCTGCTGCACCCAGCTGAGCATCAGCCCCCGCAGCACGGCCTGTTCGGCTGCTGACCCCGGCCGCAGGTTGAAGTGGTTCCCGCCCGCCGCCAGCACCAGCTGGTGGCCGCGGCTTTCGGGCTGTCTCTGGAACGGCGTGAGGGCTTCAGGGCCGAAGGGCACCACCCAGTCCTTCGAGCCGCTCACCACGACAGCCCGGCCATTCATGTCCTTGGACGCGCCGTGGTCGAACAGCAGCCGCATCGGTGGGCTCACGGCCACCACGCCGAGCACCCTGGGTTCCGCCACATCCGCCTGATTGGCGGAGCGCAGGAAACTGCACTGCAGCACCCAGCTCACATTGGTCTCTGGATCGTTGAGATTGCCGCAGCGCCGCCCCAGCCTGCCGTCGCTGGGTTTGAGGCCAGCCAGCTGAAGCGCGGTGATGGCCCCCCAGGAGTGCCCCAGCACCACCAGCCGCCCGGAGGGGATGGCCCCCAGGTTGAGCCGGTCGGAGTCCACCGCCGCCAGCAGCGCGCGGATATCGAGAGGGCGCAGGCCCAGCTCTTCCGGCTCGGGCGGCGGGATGGTGCCGGAGAGCATGGCGGCCTGCTGGGCCTGGTCGCTGCCGGGGTGTTCCGGCAGCAGTACGGCATAGCCATGACTGGCCAGGTGGCCTCCCCAACCCTCGAAGTTCACGGGGGAATCCCAGAGCCCATGGGAGATGAACACCAGACCCTTGGGGGAAACGCCCTGGGGCAGCAGGGCCACGCTGCGCAGGGGATTTTGACGGTGCGCCACCGGCAGCGACAGTTCCCGGCGCTGCACGGCGAAGGGGCCCGGGCGGTTCAATTCGGGATCGGCTTCCACCACAGTCCCTTTGGCCAGGAGCGCCTGGGCTGGCGCCTGCTGGCGGTGCAGCCGCTCGAGCACGACCAGGGCGCGCTGCAGATCGATGGAGGCGCGCTTGCCCGGCATGGCCCGCAGCAGGGTCAGCAGGGTGACGGATCCCTCCTGCTCGCTGAGGCTCAGGGCCTCCGAGAGCTTCTCCCCGCTCAGATCGGTGGACACGCCATCGACGCGCACCAGGGCGGTGGTGGCCAGGAGCGCTTCCCGCAGCAACGGTGATCCAACAGACCCTTGCAGTCCCTTGGCCACACCGGGGGGCAGCTGGATCGGATGGTTGAACAGCCGCAGCACCTTCGGCCCGATCACACCGTCGCTGGCACGGTCGAGCTCGGCCAGATCGCTGCTGCCAGCCAGCAGATCTTCGGCGCTGCTCAGCTCATCCAGCCGCACCACCAGGTTCTCGCCGATCAGGGGCAGGCGGAGCTCGAGTTCCTCCAGAGCCATGGCCGGCCTGGCCTCCACAGCCACGGTTGCTGAAGCCGCCAGGCCGAGGGCCAGTGCCGGAAGCACGCCCCGGGGATGAGGACGGCAACAAGGACGACCCATCGGGCCCGAACAGTGAGGGAAGCTTCTCCACCCTCCCACGCCCGTGGATCCGATCGGGGATGGATTGCGACTGTCCAACGGGTTGGCTCGTCGGGCTTGACTCCGCTGGGTTGATGAAATAGGAGGTTGCCGGGCTGCACCGGATCTGCGTGACGATCGGATGCTGCCGGGCAGCGCACAGTGTGAGGTGGTTCCGGCGCTTGGCCCGAGTGGTCGCTAGGTCCGGTCGCCCGATCGGCACCCGGTGCCTGGCCGGTGGATCAGCGGCAGGTCGATCGGAATGATCAGTGGGGTCACCAGCACGCCATGGGTTGCCTCCATGCTTCAGAGGGTTGTCCCCGCCCTGATGGGTGCTGCCGTGGCGGGGTGGATGGCGCCAGCGACTTGGGCCTCGGCCATCGGCTCCGCCAGCCTGGAGCACCTGCTCTCCCGCAGCCTGGCGGAGGCCGATCCTGAGCTCCGCAGCCAGTTGCTGCTCGATCTGCTCGAGTTCTGCCTGCGCCAGCGGTGCCCGCGTGATGGGGCGACCCTGCAACGGGATGCGGAGACTGCCGTCACGGCCATCCAGGCCCCGGACCGTCGGCTGGAGCAGTGGCTGCGGCTGGCCCTGCTCCTGCAGCGCCATGGAGAGCCCGATCGGGCCCGGCAGGCCCTCCAGCAGGCGAATCAATCGTTACGGGCGGTTCCCACAGCCCGACGCGAGGCCCTCCTGCTTCGCCTCGGCCTGGCCTATGCCGAACTGGGTGACCAGGAGCGGGCCGAGCAGGTTTTTGCCGAGGGCGAGCAGCTGATGCAGCTGGCCGAAGCACGGAAGACGGCCTTCCCCTTCCCGGAGCAGAAGCTGGAGGGCAAGGTGGGCCTGGCGGTGAGTGCGGCCACCTATGACGACACGACGATCAGCGCGGTGGCCAACTTCGATCTCTACAAGCAATGGCCCCGCGACGACTTCGAGGCCAATCTCTTCGCCTCGATCAACTACGACAGCTCCCGCGACTTCAATCTCACCTGGCCGGTCAGTCAGGGATTTCTGGCCTACCGCCACCGGCTCGACCGACGCCAGTTTCTTTTTGTGGATCAGCTTGTTGCCGTGAATGACAGCACCTTCTCCACGCAGAACGACGATGATGACATCTCCGTGCTCTCCGGTACGCTATTGGGCTATGGCTACACCATCTGGCAAGGGCCAGAACCTGGCTCGTTTCAGGCTGTGCAACTCGGCATTGGGCCTCGCTATGAGTATGCCGAAATTGATCTGAACCGGCGACGTGATCAGGTGGACACTACCGTTGCCCTGGTCTACCGGAGTCGTGAGGTGCCCATCGGCGCAGCGAAGTGGAGCCAGGTGTTTGCGGTGGCCACACCGGTGGATACGTTCGATGAAGCGTTTTTCTGGTCCTCGACACGGCTGGACTGGCCCATCACCAAGCGGTGGATGTGGACGAACCGCCTTTCCGTGCGGTACCGGTCGCGTCCGCTCGAACCAGGCTTTGAACGGCTGAATGTGATTCTGTCCACCGGCCTCACCTACAGCTTCTGAATGCCCTTTCTCCGTCACCCGGGCTTCGCGGATCTCATGCGCAGGCTGCTGGCGTGGATGGCTGCAGCCTTCGGCGGTCTGCTGATGCTGCTGGGCACCCTGCTGCCGGTGCAGGCCCAGTTCCTGCCTGCCCTCGATACCACGGGCGGACAGCAGGTGACATCGCCGCAGTTTCTGCCCGTTTTTTCCCAGGGGAACGTGGAGCTGTCTCCCGTGTTTCTGGATGGACGGATCATCGGATCCGTTTCAGGTTTCATTGACGTCAAGAACTCCGGGGCGTCATCGGGTAACGATGCCGCCTACTCGGCATCCCAGCGTGCCTTTGTGATTCACAGCCGGCTCCAGAAGATCCTCACCTCGATGACCACCTTCACGGCGAGGGTGTCGGCCGAGTCGGTTGATTCACAACGTCAGCCCAATGTTGTTCAGCAGCGTCGCCAGCTGGCCAGAAATCTGCATACCTTTGTGCGGGAGGCGGGTTCAAGCTTCGAGGTGTTTCTGGCTTTTCCCCGCTCCGACCCGCCGGAGCTGGTCTACACAGTCACTCCAGCCGATGTGGCCAGGGTCAGGACGGACAGTTCCGAGCCTGTGGCCATCGCCCGGCGCGTCGCGAGCAAAGTGAGAGGAATCCTGTTGGATGCCTGGGAGGAACGGCAGCCCCCTGCGCTCTGGCGGTCGGCCCGGCGGGCGGGGCTCGGGCTCCTTGTGATCACCCTCGCCAGTGGCCTCGGCATGCGGCTGCAGAAGCTTCTGCGAAGGCGCCAGCATGCCATGAGCGACAGGCTTCGGGAGTTGACCCTGGAGGCGCCTGATCCAGAGGCAGGCTCCTCCCAGGAGATCGAGAGCAGCCGGCGTCAGGCCCCGCGACTGGTGCAGCTGCGGATGTCCTTGCGGCAGAAGCTCAGCCTGCTTTCGTTCTACCGCTCCTCGCTGTTCTGGGGTCAGTGCCTGCTCTGGACCTGCGGTATCGCCTGGGCGGCCGGCCTCTTCTACTGGACCCGGCCCTTCAGCAACTGGATCTTCGGTATCTCGGTGCGCGGGCTGATCACAACGGGCCTGGCTACGGACAACCGGGGATGGCCCCCATTGGACTGGGTGCTGACCCTGGGCAAGGACGCCACGATCGGCACACCTCTGCTGATTCTGTTCCTGGTGATGATCACCAGGATCTCGATCAAGGCGGGTAACTTTCTCTCGCATCAGTCCGTGAGCCGCTGGGCCCGTCAGCAGACTGACACGCGGGCCAAGCTACGGGCGCCGACGCTGTCGCGTTCGCTGAGGGCATGGGTGCGCGTGGGCGTGTATCTCCTGCTCGGCATGGTGATCTTCTACCAGCTGCATCAGCTGGGAGCGGTGACCCAGGCCGTGGCGATCCTGCTCGGTTTTCTGAGCTTCGCCCTGTCACTGGCGTCGCAGAATCTGCTCAAGGATCTGATCGGCGGCTTGATGATCCTGATCGAGGATCAGTTTGCTGCGGGGGATGTGGTGGTCATCGGTGACCAGAGCGGTCTGGTGGAGAGCGTGGGTCTGCGGGTGACCCAGTTGCGCAATCTGGATGGGGAGCTGATCAGCATTCCGAACGGCACCATCACCACGGTGCGCAATCTTTCCAGCAGCTGGTCACGGGTGAACTATGCCCTCACGGTGTCGATCGGCGCGGATGTGGATGCGGTGATGGCCCTGATGGAGTCCGTCGCTCAGGATCTCTTCCGTGATCCTGCTTGGGCGGAGCGCATCCTCGAGCCCCCGGAGATGCTCGGCATCGATGAGATCGCCCACACGGGTGTGCTCATCCGCATCCTGATCAAGACGCAACCCCTGCAGCAGTGGCCTGTGGGCCGTGAATACCGCCGCCGCCTCAAGCAGGCCCTCGATGCCGCCGGCATCGACGTGGGAGTTCCCCGGCTCGATCTGATCGGGCCGGCCCTGCCCCGCCCCCCAGCACCATGACCCCGTTCTCCCATCGGCGCGTCGTGCCGCTGTTGCTGGCCCCGTCGCTGCTCCTGCCTGCGGGGCCCCTGCGGGCCGATGTGCTGCAGGAGCGGGAGCAGCGTTCCCATCCGGTGTGGTCGCCGGGGGGGATGGTGGCCGTGCAGGAGCCCCGGGCTGCCGCGGCCGGCGTGGAGCTGCTGCGGCAGGGCGGCAATGCCGTGGATGCGGCGATCGGCACCGCCTTCGCCCTGGCAGTGACCCATCCCCAGGCGGGCAACCTGGGCGGCGGCGGTTTCCTGGTGCTGTGGCTGCCGGGGAAGTCCCCGGCGCGGGCCCGGGGCTGCCTGCCAGTATCCGGGGCTTCAGGCCGCGGCGCCGGCCCCGAGCTGGCCATCGGCCAGGGCACGGCGGTGGCCGTGAACTTCCGCGAGACCGCCCCGGCGGCGGCCCGCCCCGATCTGTTCGTGGGGCCCGATGGGACGGTGGATCGCCAGCTGGCCACCCGCAGCCTGCTCAGCACGGCGGTGCCTGGGTCCGTGGCCGGCCTGGTGCTGGCCCAGCGCTGCTACGGCCGCCTGCCGCTGCAGCGGGTGATCGCCCCCGCCATCGCCCTGGCCGAGCAGGGCTTTCCGGTGAGCCGCTCCCTGGCGGAGGACCTGCGCCGTGCCCGCCCCCGGCTGGAGGCTGACCCCACTCCCCGCGCCCTGTTCCTGACGGCGGACCGGCCCGGGGCCGTGCTGCGCCAACCGCAGCTCGCCACCACCCTGCGACGGATCGCCGCCGAGGGCGATCGCGGCTTCTACGCGGGTCCCACGGCTGCAGCGCTGGTGGGGCTGATGCGGCGGGAAGGCGGGCTGATCACCCAAAGCGATCTGGAGGGCTACCGGGCCCAGCTGGTGCGGCCGCTGGCGGGCCGCTTCCGCGGCGCCACCGTGCTGGTGCCGCCGCCCCCCAGCAGCGCGATCACGATCCTGCAGCTGCTGGCCGTGCTCGAACCGATGCCGCTGGCGAGCCTGGGGGCCAATGGAGCCGAGAGCCTGCACCGCATGGCCGAGGCCATGAACCTGGCCTACCGCGACCGCAATGCCCTGCTGGGCGATCCCGACCAGGTGGCGATTCCGCTGGCCCGGATGCTGGCGCCCGCCTACGTGGCGGCGATGCGGAGCGCGCTGGATCTGGAGCGCCACCGGCCGCCCGACCAGGTGCAGCAGGAACGGCCGCCCCTGCCCGAGAGCGAGGACACGATCCATCTCTCCACCGCCGACCGGCAGGGGGGCATGGTGGCGCTCACCACCACGCTCAACTTCCCCTTCGGCAACGGCATCGCCGTGCCCGGCGCCGGGTTCCTGCTCAACAACGAGATGGACGACTTCACCGCCCAGCTGGGCAGCCCCAACGCCTTCGGGCTGGTGCAGGGGGCTACCAACGCGATCGCCCCGGGGCGCCGGCCGCTCAGCTCGATGAGCCCCACCCTGGTGTTCCATGCCGATGGCCGGCCGTGGTTCGCCACCGGCAGCCCCGGCGGCAGCCGCATCCTCACCACGGTGCTGCAGGTGCTGCTCAACCGCATCGAGCACGGGCTCAACCTGGCCGGGGCTGTGGCGGCGCCGCGCATCCACGCCCAGCTCCTGCCGGATCGCTTCTTCTTTGAGGAGGGCCTCAGCCCCGACACCCGCCGGCTGCTGGAGGCCAAGGGTCACCAGCTGGTGCGCAGCCCGGCCATGGGGGCGGCCAACAGCGTGGAGATCACGGCCGACGGCACGCTCGGGGTGGTGGACCCCCGCAAGGCCGAGGGCCTGGCCGCCGGCGAGTGAGGCGGCTGGCGCCGCCCTCAGCCGGCCTGAGGGCCCGGAGTGGTGAGCATGTTCACCGCCGAAATGCCCAGGCCCACCCCCAGCAGGGTGCCGATGGCCCAGAGGCTGTCGCTGGGCCACTCGGCGATCAGCATGCCGCCCAGCACGGTGGTGACGATGCCATCGAGCAGCACCAGGCCACGGGCGGGGACCTGGCCCGCGGCCGCTGCGGCCAGTTCCATCACCCCCTGGAAGGCGAGCAGGAAACCCACCAGCAGGGTGAGGCTCACCTCGCTGGCCAGGGGGTAGAGCAGGATGTAGATGCCACCGCCCGCGTAGAGCAGGGCGGAGAGCAGGCGGAACAGCTTGCCCTGCAGATCGGGTTCACCGGTGAGGCGCAGGCCCTGGGAAACGGCGGCGGCGATGGCCACCCCGCCGATCACGATCGTGAGCAGCGTGGCCGACACGAAGGGCAGGGCGATCGCCAGGGCCGCGGCTGCCAGCAGCAGGCCGGCGGTGAGCCAGCGCAGCACGGGGGAGGAGGGAGCGGCCATGGGTCCGGGAGCAGCTGGCGCCACCCTACGCAGGGTTTCCGGGGGCGATTGCCCGCCGGCTTGATCGGCGAATGCCCACACGGGCTGTCGCAATCCATCACAAGCGCCGCAGGGCCCTGGGGAAATCCCTCAGGGTGTGGTCACTCTTGCGGCCCGTGTGGTTTCCATGCTGGAGCTGTTGCCCCCGCTCAACGACCGCAACCTGCCGTGGATGGACACCATCCACCCGATCGTGGTGCACTTCGTGATCGCGATGGCGCTGATCTCGGTGGTGTTCGACCTGATCGGCCGCTTCGGCCGCAGGCCGGCCCTGTTCGAGGTGAGCTTCTGGAACCTGCTGGTGGCCACGGTGGCCATCTTCGTGGCGATCATCTTCGGCCAGATCGAGGCGGGCCTGGCCAATCCCTACGGCGACGCCAGCACGATCCTCAACCTGCACAGCACCCTGGGCTGGTCGCTCGCCGGGGTGCTGGCCCTGCTCTCGGGCTGGCGCTACGTGATCCGCAGCCGCGATCCCCTGCACCTGCCCCCCGCCTTCCTCGGCGCCGGCGCCCTGCTGAGCGTGCTGGTGGTGGTGCAGGTGCTGCTGGGCAACCAGCTGGTGTGGGTGTACGGGCTGCACACGGTGCCCGTGGTGGAAGCGGTGCGCGCGGGGCTGGTGTGATGGCAATTGTGGCTGCACTCAGGGCGTTCACGCCGGTGGCCGATCAGCTGGGCCCCAACCAGCTGCCCTACGCCCTGCCCCTGCACCCCAACCTGGTGCACTTCACGATCGGGCTGTTCGTGATTGCGATCGTGTTTGACATCGCCGGCGCCCTGTTCCCCCTGGAGAAGCGGCTGTTCCGCTTCCTGGCCCTGCCCGTCACCCGGGCCGGCTTCCACGACGTGGGCTGGTACAACCTGCTGGCCTGCGCGGCGGTGACCTTCCTCACGGTGGCGGCCGGCTTCTACGAGATGCTCCTGGCGGTGCCGATCCCCGGCGCCCGCAGCGACTTCGGCCTCGGCAGCGCCGCCACCATGCTCTGGCACGGCGTGGGCGGGGTGGTGGTGCTGCTGCTGATCGTGGCGATGGTGGTGTGGCGCGGTCTGCAGCGCTTCCGCTGGCGCCGCGACCTCGGCCGCCAGGTGCAGTGGAGCTACCTGGTGGCTGGCCTGGGCCTGTTCGTGCTGATCGGTGTGCACGGCACCCTGGGCGCCCAGCTGGCCGGCGAGTTCGGCGTGCACGTGACGGCCGATCAGCTGCTGGCCACTGGCGCGAACCTGCGGGAGGGTCTGCCATGACCACCACCGCTCCGCCGCCGAGCCCGAGGCTGTGGGTGGTGGCCCTGCTGCTGGGGGCCGTGCTGGCCGATCTGGCCGCCAGCCTCTGGATGGCCCAGCAGTCTCACCGCTGGCTGCCGGTGGCCGCCTCGGCCGCCGCCGGCCCGGTGGATGATCTGTTCGCCCTCGAGGTGGGCATCGGCAGCTTCATCTTCCTGGGCTGCAGCGGCGTGATGCTGTGGACCCTGCTGTTCAACCGCGCCCCCAAGTACGACCTCGACAACGGCGATCCGATCGAGGGCAACCTGAAGCTGGAAATCACCTGGACCCTGATCCCGCTGGTGATCGTGATGCTGATCGCCTGGAAGGCGATCGCCGTGAGCGACACCCTCGCCACCCTGGGCGGCAAGGTGCGCGTCACCGGCGGTCACGCCGCCATGCACGGCGCCGAGGGGCCGGCTGCCGTGGCCATGGCCGCGGATGAGCCCGGCGCGGCCAGCCCGATCCAGGTGATCGGCCGCCAGTGGAGCTGGGAGTTCATCTACCCCAATGGGGTGCACAGCAGCGAGCTGCACCTGCCCGAGGGCCAGCGCAGCGTCCTGCGGCTGGAGGCCACCGATGTGATCCACGGCTTCTATGTGCCGGCCTTCCGGCTCAAGCAGGACCTCATCCCCGGCAGCGTGATCGACTACAGCCTCATCCCCACCCGCGCCGGCCGCTACCGGCTGCGGGATTCGATGTTCAGCGGCGGCTACTTCGCCTCCAACCAGACCGATGTGGTGGTGGAGCCACCGGAGGCCTACGAGGCCTGGCTGGCGCAGGCCCTGGGCCAGCCGCTGCGCCCGGCCGCCAATGCCGCCACCGATCTGTATGCCCAGCGCCTGGCCCGGGGCAACCGGGGCTGGGCCACGGTGCCGCCGGCGGCGCCGCCGCTGGTGCACGTGAGCGCCGATCCCACCGCCAGCCACGAGGGTTGACCATGACCAGCACCACTCCGGCTCCTGCGTTCGATCCCCGCGTGCTGCGGGCCCCCCACCCGGTGCCCGGCGCGCCCAACAACTGGCGCCGCTTCCTGAGCTTCAACACCGACGCCAAGGTGATCGGGCTGCAGTACATGATCACCGCCCTGTTCTTCCTGCTGGTGGGCGGCCTGCTGTCGATGATCATGCGCGGTGAGCTGATCACGCCGGCGGCGGATCTGGTGGACCCCAGCGTGTACAACGGCCTCTACACGATGCACGGAACGGTGATGCTGTTCCTGTTTCTGTTCCCGATCCTCAACGGCTTCAACAACCTGCTGATCCCGCCGATGATCGGCGCGCCCGACATGGCCTTCCCGCGCCTGAATGCGGCCGCCTTCTGGATGGTGCCGGTGTTCGGGGTGATCCTGATGGCCAGCTTCCTGGTGCCGGGCGGCCCCTCGGGAGCGGGCTGGTGGGCCTATCCGCCCCAGAGCATCCAGAACCCGCTGGGGCATTTCCTCAATGGCCAGTTCCTGTGGATCCTGGCGGTGGCCCTCTCCGGCATCTCCTCGATCATGGGGGCGGTGAACTTCATCACCACGATCATGCGCATGCGGGCCCCGGGCATGGGCTGGTTCCGCCTGCCGATCTTCTGCTGGACGGCGGTGGCGGCCCAGGCGATCCAGCTGATCGGCCTGCCGGTGCTCACCGCCGGGGCGGTGCTGCTGCTGTTCGACCTCAGCTTCGGCACCAGCTTCTACCGGCCGGAGGGGGGTGGCGATCCGATGCTGTATCAGCACTTCTTCTGGTTCTATTCCCATCCGGCGGTGTACGTGATGGTGCTGCCGGTGTTCGGCATCTTCTCGGAGCTGTTTCCGGTGTATGCCCGCAAGCCCCTGTTCGGCTACCACGTGGTGGCGATCGCCTCGTTCGCGATCACCTTCCTCAGCCTGATCGTGTGGGTGCACCACATGTTCTACAGCGGCACGCCGCAGTGGATGCGCAACCTGTTCATGGTCACCACGATGCTGATCGCGGTGCCCACCGGCATCAAGGTGTTCGCCTGGATCGCCACCCTCTGGCGCGGCAAGCTGCGGCTCACCACGGCCATGCTGTTCTGCCTGGGCGGGGTGTTCAACTTCATCTTCGCCGGCATCACCGGCATCATGCTGGCCACCGTGCCGGTGGACATCCACGTGGGCAACACCTACTTCGTGGTGGGCCATTTCCACACGGTGAT
This portion of the Cyanobium sp. NIES-981 genome encodes:
- a CDS encoding DUF2231 domain-containing protein, with protein sequence MLELLPPLNDRNLPWMDTIHPIVVHFVIAMALISVVFDLIGRFGRRPALFEVSFWNLLVATVAIFVAIIFGQIEAGLANPYGDASTILNLHSTLGWSLAGVLALLSGWRYVIRSRDPLHLPPAFLGAGALLSVLVVVQVLLGNQLVWVYGLHTVPVVEAVRAGLV
- a CDS encoding DUF2231 domain-containing protein, producing the protein MAIVAALRAFTPVADQLGPNQLPYALPLHPNLVHFTIGLFVIAIVFDIAGALFPLEKRLFRFLALPVTRAGFHDVGWYNLLACAAVTFLTVAAGFYEMLLAVPIPGARSDFGLGSAATMLWHGVGGVVVLLLIVAMVVWRGLQRFRWRRDLGRQVQWSYLVAGLGLFVLIGVHGTLGAQLAGEFGVHVTADQLLATGANLREGLP
- a CDS encoding cbb3-type cytochrome c oxidase subunit I; this encodes MTSTTPAPAFDPRVLRAPHPVPGAPNNWRRFLSFNTDAKVIGLQYMITALFFLLVGGLLSMIMRGELITPAADLVDPSVYNGLYTMHGTVMLFLFLFPILNGFNNLLIPPMIGAPDMAFPRLNAAAFWMVPVFGVILMASFLVPGGPSGAGWWAYPPQSIQNPLGHFLNGQFLWILAVALSGISSIMGAVNFITTIMRMRAPGMGWFRLPIFCWTAVAAQAIQLIGLPVLTAGAVLLLFDLSFGTSFYRPEGGGDPMLYQHFFWFYSHPAVYVMVLPVFGIFSELFPVYARKPLFGYHVVAIASFAITFLSLIVWVHHMFYSGTPQWMRNLFMVTTMLIAVPTGIKVFAWIATLWRGKLRLTTAMLFCLGGVFNFIFAGITGIMLATVPVDIHVGNTYFVVGHFHTVIFSTITYGVFAGIYHWFPKFTGRMMYEGLGKLHFLLTFIGSQLTFLPMHAAGLLGMPRRVASYDPEFAFANVLASLGAFLLGVAMIPFLLNLVSSWVRGEKAPPNPWHAIGLEWLLPSPPPAENFEHDVPTVISGPYGYGLNRPLVEQEERYIARAANAATGG
- a CDS encoding mechanosensitive ion channel family protein, encoding MAAAFGGLLMLLGTLLPVQAQFLPALDTTGGQQVTSPQFLPVFSQGNVELSPVFLDGRIIGSVSGFIDVKNSGASSGNDAAYSASQRAFVIHSRLQKILTSMTTFTARVSAESVDSQRQPNVVQQRRQLARNLHTFVREAGSSFEVFLAFPRSDPPELVYTVTPADVARVRTDSSEPVAIARRVASKVRGILLDAWEERQPPALWRSARRAGLGLLVITLASGLGMRLQKLLRRRQHAMSDRLRELTLEAPDPEAGSSQEIESSRRQAPRLVQLRMSLRQKLSLLSFYRSSLFWGQCLLWTCGIAWAAGLFYWTRPFSNWIFGISVRGLITTGLATDNRGWPPLDWVLTLGKDATIGTPLLILFLVMITRISIKAGNFLSHQSVSRWARQQTDTRAKLRAPTLSRSLRAWVRVGVYLLLGMVIFYQLHQLGAVTQAVAILLGFLSFALSLASQNLLKDLIGGLMILIEDQFAAGDVVVIGDQSGLVESVGLRVTQLRNLDGELISIPNGTITTVRNLSSSWSRVNYALTVSIGADVDAVMALMESVAQDLFRDPAWAERILEPPEMLGIDEIAHTGVLIRILIKTQPLQQWPVGREYRRRLKQALDAAGIDVGVPRLDLIGPALPRPPAP
- a CDS encoding alpha/beta fold hydrolase, which encodes MLPALALGLAASATVAVEARPAMALEELELRLPLIGENLVVRLDELSSAEDLLAGSSDLAELDRASDGVIGPKVLRLFNHPIQLPPGVAKGLQGSVGSPLLREALLATTALVRVDGVSTDLSGEKLSEALSLSEQEGSVTLLTLLRAMPGKRASIDLQRALVVLERLHRQQAPAQALLAKGTVVEADPELNRPGPFAVQRRELSLPVAHRQNPLRSVALLPQGVSPKGLVFISHGLWDSPVNFEGWGGHLASHGYAVLLPEHPGSDQAQQAAMLSGTIPPPEPEELGLRPLDIRALLAAVDSDRLNLGAIPSGRLVVLGHSWGAITALQLAGLKPSDGRLGRRCGNLNDPETNVSWVLQCSFLRSANQADVAEPRVLGVVAVSPPMRLLFDHGASKDMNGRAVVVSGSKDWVVPFGPEALTPFQRQPESRGHQLVLAAGGNHFNLRPGSAAEQAVLRGLMLSWVQQVFAAGDAARPASGAPALLPATGWGDPTRPLVEATPQLLPAS
- the ggt gene encoding gamma-glutamyltransferase — its product is MTPFSHRRVVPLLLAPSLLLPAGPLRADVLQEREQRSHPVWSPGGMVAVQEPRAAAAGVELLRQGGNAVDAAIGTAFALAVTHPQAGNLGGGGFLVLWLPGKSPARARGCLPVSGASGRGAGPELAIGQGTAVAVNFRETAPAAARPDLFVGPDGTVDRQLATRSLLSTAVPGSVAGLVLAQRCYGRLPLQRVIAPAIALAEQGFPVSRSLAEDLRRARPRLEADPTPRALFLTADRPGAVLRQPQLATTLRRIAAEGDRGFYAGPTAAALVGLMRREGGLITQSDLEGYRAQLVRPLAGRFRGATVLVPPPPSSAITILQLLAVLEPMPLASLGANGAESLHRMAEAMNLAYRDRNALLGDPDQVAIPLARMLAPAYVAAMRSALDLERHRPPDQVQQERPPLPESEDTIHLSTADRQGGMVALTTTLNFPFGNGIAVPGAGFLLNNEMDDFTAQLGSPNAFGLVQGATNAIAPGRRPLSSMSPTLVFHADGRPWFATGSPGGSRILTTVLQVLLNRIEHGLNLAGAVAAPRIHAQLLPDRFFFEEGLSPDTRRLLEAKGHQLVRSPAMGAANSVEITADGTLGVVDPRKAEGLAAGE
- a CDS encoding HdeD family acid-resistance protein, encoding MAAPSSPVLRWLTAGLLLAAAALAIALPFVSATLLTIVIGGVAIAAAVSQGLRLTGEPDLQGKLFRLLSALLYAGGGIYILLYPLASEVSLTLLVGFLLAFQGVMELAAAAAGQVPARGLVLLDGIVTTVLGGMLIAEWPSDSLWAIGTLLGVGLGISAVNMLTTPGPQAG
- a CDS encoding cytochrome c oxidase subunit II; protein product: MTTTAPPPSPRLWVVALLLGAVLADLAASLWMAQQSHRWLPVAASAAAGPVDDLFALEVGIGSFIFLGCSGVMLWTLLFNRAPKYDLDNGDPIEGNLKLEITWTLIPLVIVMLIAWKAIAVSDTLATLGGKVRVTGGHAAMHGAEGPAAVAMAADEPGAASPIQVIGRQWSWEFIYPNGVHSSELHLPEGQRSVLRLEATDVIHGFYVPAFRLKQDLIPGSVIDYSLIPTRAGRYRLRDSMFSGGYFASNQTDVVVEPPEAYEAWLAQALGQPLRPAANAATDLYAQRLARGNRGWATVPPAAPPLVHVSADPTASHEG
- a CDS encoding tetratricopeptide repeat protein codes for the protein MAPATWASAIGSASLEHLLSRSLAEADPELRSQLLLDLLEFCLRQRCPRDGATLQRDAETAVTAIQAPDRRLEQWLRLALLLQRHGEPDRARQALQQANQSLRAVPTARREALLLRLGLAYAELGDQERAEQVFAEGEQLMQLAEARKTAFPFPEQKLEGKVGLAVSAATYDDTTISAVANFDLYKQWPRDDFEANLFASINYDSSRDFNLTWPVSQGFLAYRHRLDRRQFLFVDQLVAVNDSTFSTQNDDDDISVLSGTLLGYGYTIWQGPEPGSFQAVQLGIGPRYEYAEIDLNRRRDQVDTTVALVYRSREVPIGAAKWSQVFAVATPVDTFDEAFFWSSTRLDWPITKRWMWTNRLSVRYRSRPLEPGFERLNVILSTGLTYSF